The Aedes aegypti strain LVP_AGWG chromosome 3, AaegL5.0 Primary Assembly, whole genome shotgun sequence genome contains a region encoding:
- the LOC5579090 gene encoding histone H4, translating to MTGRGKGGKGLGKGGAKRHRKVLRDNIQGITKPAIRRLARRGGVKRISGLIYEETRGVLKVFLENVIRDAVTYTEHAKRKTVTAMDVVYALKRQGRTLYGFGG from the coding sequence ATGACCGGCCGTGGCAAGGGAGGCAAAGGACTCGGAAAAGGAGGCGCCaagcgtcatcgcaaggttttgcgtgaTAACATCCAGGGTATCACCAAGCCCGCAATCCGTCGTCTGGCTCGTCGTGGAGGAGTCAAGCGTATCTCCGGACTTATCTACGAGGAAACTCGTGGTGTGTTGAAGGTGTTCCTGGAAAACGTCATCCGTGATGCCGTTACCTACACTGAACACGCCAAGCGTAAAACCGTTACCGCTATGGATGTTGTCTACGCTCTGAAGCGTCAGGGACGCACCCTGTACGGTTTCGGAGGTTAA
- the LOC110678238 gene encoding histone H1-like, which yields MSEVATEAAAAAPAASPAKTKKPRAPKGQGKPKKPSTHPPVNDMVVAAIKTLKERNGSSLQAIKKYIAANYKCDVAKLAPFLKKALKNGVEKGKFVQTKGTGASGSFKLKAEAKKAASEKKPKKAGEKKAKKATGEKKKATKKPAGEKKAKKPAGEKKAKKPAAAKKAKAAGAKAAKKAGGVKKAAAPKQKATKPSKTAAKKPKTPKPKKAAPAKKAAAKKTAAKK from the coding sequence ATGTCTGAAGTTGCCACTGAAGCCGCTGCCGCAGCCCCGGCTGCCTCGCCAGCCAAGACCAAGAAGCCAAGGGCCCCCAAGGGACAGGGCAAGCCGAAGAAGCCGTCGACCCACCCCCCAGTCAACGACATGGTTGTTGCTGCCATCAAAACCTTGAAGGAACGCAACGGATCGTCCCTGCAGGCCATCAAGAAGTACATCGCCGCCAACTACAAATGCGATGTCGCCAAGCTTGCCCCATTCCTCAAGAAGGCCTTGAAGAATGGCGTCGAGAAGGGCAAGTTCGTCCAAACCAAGGGCACCGGCGCTTCCGGTTCGTTCAAGCTGAAGGCTGAAGCTAAGAAGGCCGCCAGTGAGAAGAAACCGAAGAAGGCCGGCGAGAAGAAGGCCAAGAAGGCTACCGGAGAGAAGAAGAAGGCCACCAAGAAACCAGCTGGGGAGAAGAAGGCCAAGAAGCCAGCCGGCGAGAAGAAAGCCAAGAAGCCGGCTGCAGCCAAGAAAGCCAAAGCTGCTGGTGCCAAGGCTGCCAAAAAGGCCGGTGGTGTGAAGAAGGCTGCTGCTCCGAAGCAGAAGGCCACCAAACCTTCCAAGACCGCCGCCAAGAAGCCCAAGACCCCAAAACCGAAGAAGGCTGCCCCAGCCAAGAAAGCTGCCGCGAAGAAGACCGCTGCCAAGAAGTAA
- the LOC110677868 gene encoding histone H2B gives MAPKTSGKAAKKSGKAQKNIVKGDKKKKKQRRKESYAIYIYKVLKQVHPDTGVSSKAMSIMNSFVNDIFERIAAEASRLAHYNKRSTITSREIQTAVRLLLPGELAKHAVSEGTKAVTKYTSSK, from the coding sequence ATGGCACCGAAAACCAGCGGAAAGGCCGCGAAGAAATCCGGCAAGGCCCAGAAGAACATTGTCAAGGgcgataagaagaagaagaagcagcgcAGGAAGGAAAGCTACGCCATCTACATCTACAAGGTGTTGAAGCAAGTTCACCCCGACACTGGCGTTTCGTCGAAAGCCATGAGCATCATGAACAGCTTCGTCAACGACATCTTTGAGCGTATTGCCGCCGAAGCCTCCCGCCTGGCCCACTACAACAAGCGTTCGACGATCACATCCCGCGAAATCCAAACCGCCGTCCGGCTTCTGCTCCCGGGAGAGTTGGCCAAGCACGCCGTTTCGGAAGGCACCAAGGCCGTCACCAAGTACACCAGCTCCAAGTAA
- the LOC110678237 gene encoding histone H2A, whose translation MSGRGKGGKVKGKAKSRSNRAGLQFPVGRIHRLLRKGNYAERVGAGAPVYLAAVMEYLAAEVLELAGNAARDNKKTRIIPRHLQLAIRNDEELNKLLSGVTIAQGGVLPNIQAVLLPKKTEKKA comes from the coding sequence ATGTCTGGCCGCGGCAAAGGAGGCAAAGTTAAGGGAAAGGCAAAGTCCCGTTCCAACCGCGCTGGATTGCAGTTCCCAGTCGGTCGTATTCACCGTCTGCTCCGGAAGGGCAACTATGCCGAGCGTGTCGGTGCCGGCGCTCCAGTCTACTTGGCTGCCGTTATGGAATATCTGGCCGCTGAAGTGCTCGAATTGGCAGGAAACGCTGCCCGTGACAACAAGAAGACCAGAATCATTCCCCGTCATCTGCAGTTGGCCATCCGCAACGACGAAGAATTGAACAAGCTGCTGTCCGGTGTTACCATCGCCCAAGGTGGTGTTCTGCCCAACATTCAGGCTGTCTTGCTGCCGAAGAAAACCGAGAAGAAGGCATAA
- the LOC110677867 gene encoding histone H2B, producing the protein MAPKTSGKAAKKSGKAQKNIVKGDKKKKKQRRKESYAIYIYKVLKQVHPDTGVSSKAMSIMNSFVNDIFERIAAEASRLAHYNKRSTITSREIQTAVRLLLPGELAKHAVSEGTKAVTKYTSSK; encoded by the coding sequence ATGGCACCGAAAACCAGCGGAAAGGCCGCGAAGAAATCCGGCAAGGCCCAGAAGAACATTGTCAAGGgcgataagaagaagaagaagcagcgcAGGAAGGAAAGCTACGCCATCTACATCTACAAGGTGTTGAAGCAAGTTCACCCCGACACTGGCGTTTCGTCGAAAGCCATGAGCATCATGAACAGCTTCGTCAACGACATCTTTGAGCGTATTGCCGCCGAAGCCTCCCGCCTGGCCCACTACAACAAGCGTTCGACGATCACATCCCGCGAAATCCAAACCGCCGTCCGGCTTCTGCTCCCGGGAGAGTTGGCCAAGCACGCCGTTTCGGAAGGCACCAAGGCCGTCACCAAATACACCAGCTCCAAGTAA